CATCGTTCGCACCTCGCAGTTGAACCGGACTCCCTATTGCCTGGCCTCGCATACCAAAATCTGCCGTAGCCTGGGCTGGACCGACCTGCAGCTGGAAGAACTCCGAAACGCTGCCAGCAGCAACGAGTTTACGGAGCGCGAAAAGGTGGCAATCCACCTGGCCGAGGTCATGACACTGGACGCGCACTCATACAGCGAGGCTGAGTTCAAACGCCTGCGCAGTCACTTCAGCGAAGGAGAGATCGTCGAATTGATGGCCGCCATCGGACTGTTCAACTACTTCAACCGCTTTAACGATCTGTTGGAGATGGACCCCACACCACCCGCATCGGCTGAAGAGCTGGCAAAGGCCGGGATCGCCCCAGCCGCGGTCTAATCAAGATTGAATGAAGGTCTAAGGATAGAGCAGCACAGCAATGCTATACGCCGTGAAAGATGTCCTGCGCTGATCAGAGCAAGCACCCACCAACGCCTGGTGGTACTTACCTGAGTTAAGCTGTGCCTTAAGCTCCACCGGCAGGTCCGACAGCGTCGATGCCGTATACCGCATGATGACCTGCGGCCTGCGCCAGCCAACATAGCCGCTGGGCATCGCGCAGGTAATCCGCGCCAGTGCCGAGGTATCTCCTACGGACAACCCTTTTTGGGCGATGACCTTTGCGATCGCGCCTTCCTGCTGATCCAGTGTCAGCGGAGCGACGGTGTTGGCAAAATCCTCAACCGCATAAAGTTCATCTCCGCGCTGGACGATCGAGATGCCTACCGCATTTACTTCCGGGTCGAGCAGGTTTGCGCGGTGCGCCGGAGAATTCATCCAAAGGTTTTGCAAAATCACCGAAGTCGGTGCTTCTCCAACATTTTCGGCGATCAGACTGAATCGAGCGCCTGCATCTGCTCCGCGGTCTTCAAGATCAGGCTCTCCTGCAAACTGATGTGAAATATCATCGCGCTCTGCCATTTGCTCTGCATGTTGAGCCGAAGCCTGCAGCAGCGACGCATCCAGGCGCAACGGAGTTAATCCTCGGGAGACACGCTCCTGATTGGCTGCGGCAAGCAAATACTGCTCAGCCACGGTGATGTCTGCCTCCATGTTTGGGACAGGCTCTGCGCCAGAAATATGCGCATCAACATTAATCAAATCAGTATTGAACTGAGCGAGCGAAAACGGCGTCGCAAGCAGCGCACACGCCACAACGGCGCAGCCGAACCTTCCATGCTGCCACCACTTCACGCGTATGGATGAGGCGAATCGCATTCAGTGATTCTAGGTTTCGCCCCAGGGTTGAGTGGATACCACTTATGGGGGAGCACACTAGCGCCTTTGGCCTACCTATCGGCAAAGGCCAATCGAAAGATGAGGCTTTTGTGAAGTGGCTAGTCCGTGAGCTTATCTTTGACAGAGTCCCAGGTCAGGCGAATTCCCTGCTCCAAACCCGTCGTATGTCGCCAGCCCAGCTCGTGCAAACGGCTGACATCGAGCAGCTTGCGCGGTGTGCCATCCGGTTTGGAATGGTCAAAGACAAGCTCCCCGTCAAATCCCAGAACTCGCGCAACCGTCTCCGCCAGTTCACGGATCGTGACATCTTCGCCCGTGCCGATATTAATGAGCGGCGGAGCATCATCTGTCAGTAAAGCTTCATAGCGCGCATCATCCAGGTTCAACAAAAAGACACAAGCCTGCGCCAGGTCTTCCGAATAGAGCAGTTCTCTTCGCGGTGTGCCCGTTCCCCAGACTGTCACGGTCTTCGCGCCCGCGCGAATCGCCTCTGCCGTCTTGCGCATGAGCGCAGGCAGCACATGCGAGGTGTTGAGGTCGAAGTTGTCGTTCGGCCCGTAAAGATTTGTTGGCATCGCAGCAAGATACTTCGTCCCATACTGCCGGTTGTAGCTCCAGCACATCTCGATACCCGCAATCTTGGCAAGCGCGTAAGGACGATTCGTCGGCTCAAGCAGCCCCGTCAGCAAAGCTGACTCAGAGATCGGTTGAGGCGCGAGCTTCGGATAGATACAACTCGACCCCAGAAACAAGAGCCGATCCACCTGATTCGCGCGGCAGGCTTCGATGATATTGCTCTGGAGCACCAGATTATCGCGGATAAAATCGGCCGGGTAGGTATTGTTAGCAAGAATGCCACCCACCTTCGCTGCGGCCATCACCACATACTCCGGCTTTTCTTCGGAAAAAAAACGGCTGACTGCGCCGCCATCGAGCAGGTCGAGTTTCTGGCGCGTCCGGGTCAGCAGATTGGAATAGCCCTGCCGCGTAAGTTCGCGCAAAATAGCCGAGCCTACAAGGCCGCGATGACCAGCAATAAAAATGCGGGAGTCACGTTTCATCATGTGTCTTATCGAATCTACTAGCTCTCTCGAACGTTATAGGCGTCGAAGCCGTGAGCAAGTGCCAGGGCATCGCGCTGCGCAGCCTTGTAATCTGCATCAATCATCTCGCGGACCATCTCATCGAACGAGGTACGCGGCTTCCAGCCAAGCTCCCGCTCCGCTTTGCCCGGATCGCCCAGCAGCGTCTCGACCTCCGTGGGCCTGAAGTAGCGCGGGTCTACCGCAACCACCGTCTTTCCGTGCTTGTCCACGGCCTTTTCATCGACGCCGCTTCCCTGCCAGCGCAATTCCAGATCCAGCAGCTTCGCGCAACGATCGATAAACTCGCGCACCGAATGCTGCTCTCCGGTGGCGATGACATAGTCCTGCGGCTTGTCCTGCTGGAGCATCAGCCACTGCATCTCCACGTAATCACGCGCATGTCCCCAGTCACGCTTAGCCGACAGGTTCCCCATGAAAAGCTGCTGCTGCAAACCTGCTTTGATGCGCGCCAGTCCACGCGTAATCTTCCGCGTGACAAAAGTCTCACCGCGCAACGGCGATTCGTGGTTGAACAAAATACCGTTGCACGCATAAATCCCGTACGCCTCACGATAGTTCACGCATATCCAATAGGCGTAGAGCTTGGCGACAGCATAAGGGCTGCGCGGATAAAACGGCGTCGTCTCCCGCTGCGGAGTCTCTCGCACCAGCCCATAGAGTTCGCTCGTGCTCGCCTGGTAGAAGCGCGTCTTCTTCTCGAGCCCCAGAATGCGAATCGCTTCCAGCAGTCGCAACGGCCCCAGGGCGTCAGCGTCAGCGGTGTACTCCGGCTGCTCAAACGACACCTGCACGTGCGACTGCGCACCCAGGTTATAAATCTCGTCCGGCTGCACCTTCTGAACAATATGGATCAGCGATGACGAGTCGGTCAGATCGCCATAATGCAGAATGAAGTGCGGCGAAGGATTGTGCGGATCTTCATAAATATGATCGATGCGCGCTGTGTTGAAGAGTGAAGCACGGCGCTTGATGCCGTGCACTTCATAACCTTTGGCAAGGAGAAACTCGGCAAGATACGCGCCGTCCTGGCCGGTCACTCCTGTAATCAGGGCCTTCTTCAAAGCCTGGTTCTCCTTCGTCTCTGTGCCAGTTTAATCGAGCGGCAATCTGAATCATACCCTGCGCACAGGTACCCCACGCCTGCCAGAAGCACCTCACAGGTAAGCAGCAAGATACCCACCTCTGTTGGCATCAGCGAAAAAGGACAGGAGCCCGCAGCAAAAGTCCCGGCGGCAAACTTATATCTTTCGCAGCAACGCAATCAGCCTGCTGAAGCCTTCCTCGCGCGCCTTCTTATTCGCTTCGTTTGCATCAGGAGCCTCACCCGCACGCATGAAGCCATGCCCCGCCCCATCATAGATAACTGGCTCATAAACCTTGTGCGCCGCCTTCATGGCCTTCGTCGTATCCGGCACAGTCGCTGAAATACGCGCATCGTTGCCCGCATAGAACCCATAGACAGGAGCGGTAATCGCAGCCAGGTCCGACGGTGGAGGCCCATAAAAAACAAACGCTGCCGAGAGATCGTGCCGATGAGTAGCAAAGGCAAACGACTTGCCGCCACCCCAACAGAACCCTGCAACAACAAGCTTGCCGTTAGCAGCCGGAATCGTCTTTGCGTAATCTGCAGCAGCATCGAGATCTGCATTCACCTCGTTCGGGTCAAGGCCTGAGACAGCCTGGACCCTCGCCTCCTGTGAAGGAAACGCACTGGAGCCACCGCCATTCGGCCCGTGCCCTGAGAGCAGGTCGGGTTCAACCACGATGAATCCCTCCGCCGCGACCTCATCGGCCATCTCCTTTGCCCAGTCAGTCTGGCCAAAGATCTCATGAATCATAATGACGACAGGCGTCTTCTGTTTGACCTCGGGATAAACCACAAACGCCTGCACGTTGCGCCCATTGGCGTGCAATGTGACGTACTCATGGTGGCGAGGAGACGCATCCAGCCGCGACTTCGCCCAATCCTGTGCATGAACTGGCGCAGCAAATGGAACGAGCAGAGCAAGGGTAAGCAGCTTCAACAGGTGGCTTCGCATGTGGGGAAGTCTAGTCCTGCGCCACGCCGATAACAAGATCATCGGCGACAAAACCAGGCAATCACTCACGCTTACGATGCGCCATCCTGGCGATCATCGTAGCCGTGTAAGCCGCACCGAAGCCATTGTCGATATTCACGACCACTACATTCGGCGAGCACGAATTCAGCATTCCCAGCAGCGCAGCCGCCCCATCGAAGCTCGCGCCATAGCCCACCGACGTGGGGACTGCAATCACCGGCACGCCAACCAATCCACCGACCACACTAGGCAGCGCACCCTCCATGCCCGCACAGACAATGACAACATCAGCGTCCGCAAGCTGCTCGCGCACAGCCAACAGCCTGTGCAGCCCGGCCACACCCACGTCGTAGAGACGTGTAACCTGCGCATGGAAGAGCTCGGCCGTCACCGCAGCCTCTTCAGCCGCCGTCAGATCGCTGGTTCCAGCGCAGACAACTGCAACATGCCCCTCACGCGCCTTATCCGCAGATTGCTTCAACGTAACGGCGCGCGCCTGCGGATGATACACAGCCGCAGGCACCGCCGCCAGCACTGCCTCAGCTATCTCTTCGCTGGCTCGGGTGGCAAGCACATCTGTACCGGCAGCAGCCATGCGCGCAAATATCTCCGCCGTCTGCGCCGAAGATTTCCCCTGAGCGTAGATCACCTCAGGCAACCCTGTACGCAGCGCGCGATGATGATCGATGCGCGTATGCCCGATGTCCTCATACGGCAGCGTCGCCAGACGATCCGTCGCGTTCTGAGGACTTATCTCACCCGCCTGCACCTGCGCGAGAATCTCCAGCAGCGAAGCCTTCGTCATTTCGCCTGCCCGCCCGCATAGGCCGCCACTGCAGCCTGCATCACCTGCTTCACCGGAACACCATTTCGCTCAGCAGCAGCCCGACAATCCTCAAACTCCGGCGCGGCATTCAGCACCACTCCACCGCGCGAACCCAACTTCATCCGCACCTCGCCATATGCCGTCGTAACGGTCAAATGCGCGCGGTCCAGGCACGACCGCCGTTCATGATGAATCCGCACTCCAAGCGTACTCGTCTCGCGCAGCAGCAGGTCTTCCAACGCGGCCACCTGCGCATCATCAGCAAGAATGGTAATCAGCGTCCCCAGCCGGTTCTTCTTCATATGGACCGCCGTGGACATCACATCCAGCGCTCCCAGCGCCAGCGCCTTCTCAGTAACATGCGCCAGCACCTGCGGACTGAGATCGTCAATCGCCGTCTCAAGTACAGCCACCGCACTGTGCGTCGCACCTGCGCTCTCACCAATCGAAAGCCGCAAAACATTCGGAAAATCCTTCGGGTTGCGCGTGCCGGCACCGTAGCCGATCTGCTGAACGCGCATCGCCGGTTGCGACCCAAACGTCGGTGCAAGCATGCGAA
This is a stretch of genomic DNA from Edaphobacter acidisoli. It encodes these proteins:
- a CDS encoding carboxymuconolactone decarboxylase family protein, with amino-acid sequence MPRISRLTREEVSPSAITIYDRYLRERGNVPNMFRTMAHRPEIFETIIAHMEAVLNTGTLPKALKELAIVRTSQLNRTPYCLASHTKICRSLGWTDLQLEELRNAASSNEFTEREKVAIHLAEVMTLDAHSYSEAEFKRLRSHFSEGEIVELMAAIGLFNYFNRFNDLLEMDPTPPASAEELAKAGIAPAAV
- a CDS encoding CAP domain-containing protein, whose protein sequence is MRFASSIRVKWWQHGRFGCAVVACALLATPFSLAQFNTDLINVDAHISGAEPVPNMEADITVAEQYLLAAANQERVSRGLTPLRLDASLLQASAQHAEQMAERDDISHQFAGEPDLEDRGADAGARFSLIAENVGEAPTSVILQNLWMNSPAHRANLLDPEVNAVGISIVQRGDELYAVEDFANTVAPLTLDQQEGAIAKVIAQKGLSVGDTSALARITCAMPSGYVGWRRPQVIMRYTASTLSDLPVELKAQLNSGKYHQALVGACSDQRRTSFTAYSIAVLLYP
- a CDS encoding GDP-L-fucose synthase family protein, which gives rise to MMKRDSRIFIAGHRGLVGSAILRELTRQGYSNLLTRTRQKLDLLDGGAVSRFFSEEKPEYVVMAAAKVGGILANNTYPADFIRDNLVLQSNIIEACRANQVDRLLFLGSSCIYPKLAPQPISESALLTGLLEPTNRPYALAKIAGIEMCWSYNRQYGTKYLAAMPTNLYGPNDNFDLNTSHVLPALMRKTAEAIRAGAKTVTVWGTGTPRRELLYSEDLAQACVFLLNLDDARYEALLTDDAPPLINIGTGEDVTIRELAETVARVLGFDGELVFDHSKPDGTPRKLLDVSRLHELGWRHTTGLEQGIRLTWDSVKDKLTD
- the gmd gene encoding GDP-mannose 4,6-dehydratase, producing the protein MKKALITGVTGQDGAYLAEFLLAKGYEVHGIKRRASLFNTARIDHIYEDPHNPSPHFILHYGDLTDSSSLIHIVQKVQPDEIYNLGAQSHVQVSFEQPEYTADADALGPLRLLEAIRILGLEKKTRFYQASTSELYGLVRETPQRETTPFYPRSPYAVAKLYAYWICVNYREAYGIYACNGILFNHESPLRGETFVTRKITRGLARIKAGLQQQLFMGNLSAKRDWGHARDYVEMQWLMLQQDKPQDYVIATGEQHSVREFIDRCAKLLDLELRWQGSGVDEKAVDKHGKTVVAVDPRYFRPTEVETLLGDPGKAERELGWKPRTSFDEMVREMIDADYKAAQRDALALAHGFDAYNVRES
- a CDS encoding dienelactone hydrolase family protein — encoded protein: MKLLTLALLVPFAAPVHAQDWAKSRLDASPRHHEYVTLHANGRNVQAFVVYPEVKQKTPVVIMIHEIFGQTDWAKEMADEVAAEGFIVVEPDLLSGHGPNGGGSSAFPSQEARVQAVSGLDPNEVNADLDAAADYAKTIPAANGKLVVAGFCWGGGKSFAFATHRHDLSAAFVFYGPPPSDLAAITAPVYGFYAGNDARISATVPDTTKAMKAAHKVYEPVIYDGAGHGFMRAGEAPDANEANKKAREEGFSRLIALLRKI
- the larB gene encoding nickel pincer cofactor biosynthesis protein LarB, which translates into the protein MTKASLLEILAQVQAGEISPQNATDRLATLPYEDIGHTRIDHHRALRTGLPEVIYAQGKSSAQTAEIFARMAAAGTDVLATRASEEIAEAVLAAVPAAVYHPQARAVTLKQSADKAREGHVAVVCAGTSDLTAAEEAAVTAELFHAQVTRLYDVGVAGLHRLLAVREQLADADVVIVCAGMEGALPSVVGGLVGVPVIAVPTSVGYGASFDGAAALLGMLNSCSPNVVVVNIDNGFGAAYTATMIARMAHRKRE